Below is a window of Rhodamnia argentea isolate NSW1041297 chromosome 11, ASM2092103v1, whole genome shotgun sequence DNA.
AATCCAAAAGGGGTGAGCATAGTTCTCGAatagaatcgagaatcggagAATCGCATCTGTAGGAACCTATCTAGTTCCAAGTTATAGGGCATGCAAAGTAAGTTTCGGGACTCAAAAATTGGCGAACTAATTTTGATGGGTAAGTTTAAggtccaaaaaattctcataAGCCCCAAGCGTCGAAGCCCAACCTTTCCTTTGCCAAGACAGCTTACCAACTCCATTACTACTCCCTCTAACATGTTGGGGTGTGGTTAATATTTCCCAACGATAGGAAGGCACGAGTGTCCCTTCCCTAGGTGAGCCGCCAAAGGATTTTTATAGTTTAAgatcatatttttttcattggtagtttggatttggacctatgaatagctattgctatatatactctctttcacttgtaattgagtaataCAATGAAATGTACAATATGTTAATTGTAGAGAAATCTTACGTTGAacatagccctagtttaaggataAATCGGGATGAAACCTTATGTCTCAATTTTTCCTTCTCATGTTTACGCTTTACTTAGTTGTGATTATATGCCGAATCTTAACATGACAGAGCCTCCATCCTTGTAGCGTATGGAGAAGAGGGCTGTGTTGAACTTCTTTATCTCCATCACATCCTTGTCGCCGTCTAGCAAAATGGACGCCTCTCAACCGGCCCCCATTTTTTAATCGCTTCAAActcacacagagagagagagagagagagagagagagagagagagagagagagagagagagagagagagagagaaggggattgtgcgtgttgaaaatatgtctcgaatttgaggcCGAAACGAAAATCTAAGTTTCGAAAATCAATATATGGTGATCATGAAATTAAAGATATGAGAAAGGAGCATGCAATCTTCTTTAGGTTCTTTTGAGTTGATcaagaaattcaaagaaaatctAATCAGAAGTGGGTTGATCGAACTTAGATTCCGCATTGAATaagatttgttttgaatttatGGAAATCTGTCCTTAGTAGAATCAGTGTGATATTTTCCGAATCCTAGTTGGAAAAGATTTTGTATTTTGAATCCAACTCTTACTTATAAATAAGAAGCAGAGGGTTTTGGTGAAGAGTATCAAAGAGAAGCTTCTGCTGGTGAATTACAGTGTTTGAAACCAATCAAATCTTGtgagtttgagatttgtttATGCTTCCTTCTTCGGATTGAGATATTATTTCGTGCGGAATTATGGGGCTAAACACTTGTGagttatttgatgtaattggggctgggaAATACTAAGAATTTTTTAGTAACTCGAACGTGGTTTTTAATCTACATTGTATTGtttgttctatagtggaattcgtttcTGCTCTCCTCGTGAACGTAGGTCTATATGATCGAACTACATAAATCTAGTGTTCACTTTATTTACTTGATTTGcttattttattattcaataTCTTGCTTCCGCGTAACAATGCGTAAGAGTATTCAGTTTGGTTGGACATGGTAAGTGATTTGAGAGCTTAGAGATAGATATAATGAGGAAGATGAATGATATTGTTGGACCAAAGTGAGAGTGTGGAGCAAGCGACATCGAGTAATGCcaagaaaaagtgaagagagtCACAGAGGTCGATTGGATTTGGTAAACTATGAACCCATTTAAgatctatatattttttaaattttgacattttaaactcattttgtgacacatttattaaatataactaacCCATATAACGAATCAACCCACCAAATATAGGTTAAGAAATGGATCAATTTAACGGGTCTATCTATGCTTGTGCCACACCACTTAAGAATACCTTTTCGTTTCACTTCTATGCCTATCAATTACGAGATGCTCATGTGCTATGCTCGGAGCAAGGTCGTCCTGGTCGACGAGATCTACGATAAGCAGTTCCAAGTGAACGTTATACACGATGCAGACGCTGGCCTGAACCCATTTGATTGTACAATACGTACGTGTCCACGTTATCCTGTGACAGATGATACTACGCTTGCTTTATCATCAACAAAAAGTTGTAaatcataaaggaaaaaaaaggggatcggcAACTTTTACGATGTATTTAATGAAATCATGTGACTTGACTTAAAGTAGTTTGCTTTTATGGGACCAACTATATTTACAGTTCCGGGGCTGGAAATAGGGAACATGATTAGAATATATTTCCGGCGGGGGCACATTTGATAACTAAGCACACCAAACTAAGTTTGTTTATTAAAATCACGGTACAATGTTCTTGCCGGCAGGATCTACGAATGGCGGAGGCATAACTCGAGATGAAGATTTGGACAAGCACGACTCCAAATCAAAATCGGGATGAGGGACGATGGAGGAGTGGCTAATGCCGACCACGAGAAATGCTGGAAGGGGTGGCTCGGCTTGCACCCAAAGGACACGGTGCCGGCAACTCCGCTAACGGCGACAATGAGGGGCCATTGCATCGAAGCACAGAAGCTCCCATGGCTGAACTGggctttttttagttttttattttttatttcgttttaCAACAGCAGACACTTGTTAAATTTTTAGTGGTTCTAAGATTAAAATGCCCACCACATCTACTGCCGACGTGGTAACAAACTACTGAACATTTTTCCTCGAAAATCAAGGATGTTTCATATGAGACTCCTTAGCTCTCCAACTAGGAACGCTAACTGGGTATAGAACAGTGTCACTGaccacgaccaccaccaccaccaccaccaccaccacgctTCACATGCATTGTGCAGCACATAGAACAAGAAGATATATACACGCCAAAATTCTTCTCCAATGTTGTAAATCTAACAAGGCCTCTCCAATGTTTGAATGAGGACAAACCCAACATTAATGTCCAACACTAAGCTTAAAAGGAtcataacacacacacacacacacacacacacacaaatcaTTAAAGtaatcatattttatttttatttcttcgttttattctttttcccttcttcggTTCATTTAGTTTTGTTagcgatataagcaattatttttttaaaaatattttctaaatcacttgttttccatgaaacaaatgagGCCTTAAGATAGTAGTCattagacctatcaaaatggatTATAGACTCAATCcttaacccatatttgatgagCCGAGTTGTTATATTCGGTAAATTAGTAATAAATGGATTTATAACGGTAAAGTCTAAAATAACATAAATGTTCAATGGGTACGCAACTTAGTTAAATACAACCCATCTCTATGACTCTTTCTTAACTATCTCGCCCGCTTTGGATCTCTCGCGCGCTTGCTCCacactctcacctcaatttTGATATGAGTATATCTAAACTAGGTCAAAGAAtgaagtattttagtaatatgaatCGGGTCGGATATGTATCGGGTCAAGAATGAATAATTACATTCATAACTAAATGAATTAATTTGAATCGAATCATTTTAAATCCGACCCGACTCCCGGTCCGACGGGTCCAGCACTCCTGCGTGTCGGAGTGAAAACCCAAATCAGACGCAAGAACAACATGCTTGTTGACCACTCCCCTTCGACCGAGAAATGTTCCCCGGTCAACGCTTGGGGGTGGGGGGCCCAGGGCGGCGTGCACGCGTGCCGCGGCCGGCGGGGCCCCGCTCAGGTGTGGAAACGGAACTCCCCACCACCCCGTCGCAAGAGAGTCAAACGGCGACTGACCGTGTTCGGGAAGAAGACAACCCGGGGAGGTTTTTCGGCCAAGTCTTTTCATGGACGGCACTCGAGTCGTGGCCCCCCACTTTCATTCTCAGCCAAGAGTCCTTACCCAACACCTAACTATTTCCCTCTTCATCCAAATATGTATAAATCTTGATTCTGGATCATTACGATACCTTCCACAAAGCCAGTCCGAAGTCCTTTCCTTCACCTAAGAtgtctcccttcttcttctcaaaTGCAAAGTACACAAGCACCATCATTCATCTCCTGATCCTAGCGCACCGGAGCTTGGCTTCGGGGCCGGTCGATCCAACCCAAGGCTTTGTGTCTCTGCCTCTTAACCGTTCGAACTACAACATCCAAAAGCCGTACGACGTGCCGGAGGACCAGCGATACTCCTTCTCTGATGGCGTCCACAAGTGCTGGGTTTACTCCACCGACAAGCCTCACACCCGCACGAGCCTGACCAAGCCTCGTACCGAGATCGCCATACATGTAAAAGGCTCCAACTGACCTGTGTTGGTTTTGTTTGAGTGTGTAGTAGATTCAGAGCATGATTGCTCGCATCACAAGTGaaccatttgagatttttaatgctATCACTGAGCTGAACTAATTTGAGATCAACCCCGTGGGGCGACCTATTATCGTGTTAAAATAGTTGTCTAGATTGAATTTATCGTTAATAATGTTAGAGTCTTATGCTACGGACAAGCCTCACAGTCTGAGCAGTGTGACCAAACCTCGCACTGAGATCGCGATACAGGTAACGTAAAATGGAGCCAAACGAGTTTGTTGGGGAAAGATTGTTTTACTTGTTATGCTAATCTCACTGGTTTTACTGTGGAATGCCGTCGCTTCATGGCTAGCATCGCCTGATTTTACTCTTGACTGATTTAACCAACATTTTACTCCTCGGGGATATAACTATTCCTCGGGCGTTTGGCAATTCGAAGGGTATGGATACGTCCCGGCCGGGACTTCAGGCGTGTGCGTAATGCAAGTGTTTGGTGCGAGCCCTCACGCGACCACGTTCATGCTGAGAGTGTACAATGGCTCTCTCATGTACTACAGGAGTCAGGTCCTCGTCGACGAGATCTACAACAAGTGGTTCCGGCTGAATGTTATACACGACGTGGATGGCTCGAAGGTGAAGGTTTGCATTGATGGGTATCTGAAATTAGAGGCGGATGGTCGAGAAGGGACTTCTCATGCCTTCAAATGTGGTGTTTATGCCCAAGACGACGACTCTTTCTACATGGAGTCTCGTTGGAGAGGCATCAAAGTTTTAAGGAAGAACCGCTGAACAACGCAGTATATGTCAATGTGCTTACACAAGTTGCGTTTGGTTGTGTGGAATTTAGCCAAAATAAGACCCAATAGGGTGGGATATAAAATCCAGAAATTTTACTACATCATAtttactgtttggtgaatcacagtaatgaaatcggatatgtTTATATTCTACCATGTCCATTATTTTATATGAACAACATATCAATATAAACAAACCTGAAAATACACAAACAAAAATGGTTAGAATCCTTCGCAATTCACTACTAAAGAAACCATAAATGCACAAATGATATTACCTCCATCAATCAATCCATCTTAAACAGCAAAAGAGCTTATTGTTGCATTTTAGAGCTACAAGTTCGACTATGTCAATAGATGCAAAACGGGCTACAACAACATTGACAAGGTACATCAGCCAGCAAATGTCAaatctagtaagagagaaaacATGATTATTCACCTTTACGATTCCAAAAAGTATAGTGCTTTAACTCTTTCGCCACTTTCCTAAAACAAAGGCAAATCATTGAACTACGGACGAGAGTGAGCTTTTTGTGAACTTTTTATGTGAATCGGAGAActacgaagaagaagaagctttcAACTTTCTAGCCATTTTCGTGGAATTTTCACTTGAAGGCAGggatttttcttaaaaagttcCATTGCCCCTCATTCTGCTAGAGTTGGAGAGATGTATCTCAAGTTTGAATTGTTcatgccacgtcagcaattttcggtcaaaattggtcggatacactaaattagcataaatacaaaaaaatttatgaccgagttattaaaaaaatatttaaaactgaattgtcacaattataacaaatttaagacttttctcactacaaaaaaacgacgttttagccacgaaaaattagcgacgaaaaaaattcgttgctaatttgccacgaaaatagcgacgaaaaaggtattcgtcactaatttgcgacgcaAATAGTGATGAACAAAAATTCATCCCTAATTTGCGGCAAAActccattttcgtcgcaaatttagcaacaaatacatttttcgtcactaatttagcgatgaaaaagtgATTTGTTGCTAAATTTCTGACGAAAAAGGATTTGTTAGAGACGAAATAcattttcattgctaatttagcgacgaatcactttttcgtcactaaatttgccTCGCGAAATGAGCGACGAATgtgtttttcgtcactaatttagcaacaaaaatgtatttcgtcgctaatttggcTAAAATTGCCTCGCTAAATCAGCGACGAATgagtttttcgtcactaatttagcaatgaaaacgaatttcgtcgctaatttttagtgacgaatcctattttcatggctaatttagcaacaaatgcatatttcgtcgctaatttggcaACGAAAATATATTTAGTTGCTAATTTGGCGACGAAAatgtatttcgtcgctaaaattgcCTCgccaaattagcaacgaatgagtttttcgtcgctaattttagtgacgaatcctattttcatggctaatttagcaacaaatgtatatttcgtcactaatttagtgacgaaatcgGATTTCGTCGCGAAATTTCCcccactaaattagcgacgaatgtgtttttcgtcactaatttagcgacgaaaatttatttcgttgctaatttaccGACAAAAacgatttcgtcgctaaaattacctcgctaaattagcaacgaatgagtttttggtcgctaatttagcaacgaaaacggattttgtcgctaaaaattagtgacgaatccTATTTTCACGGCTAATTTAGTAACAAATGtatatttcatcgctaatttagcgacgaaattgaaTTTCTTCGTGAAATTTCCcccgctaaattagtgacgaatgtgtttttcgtcgctaattcagcgatgaaaatatatttcgtcgccAAAATTGcctcactaaattagcgacgaatgattttttcgtcgctaatttagcaacgaaaacgaatttcgtcgctaattagctaaaaaaaatttcatcgatTTCAATAAAGGGCGGGTCCTCCTGCTAGGTTTCTTCATTCACCCTATcgctccccccctctctctctctcacactttGTCCATAGCGTAGCAGCAACTCTGCAATAACTCTAGAGCTTTTCTTTGACCCGCGTTGAAATGGCATCTCACGCTCTCCCCAAGCTCTCGCCGTCAATGCCCTTCTCGACACTGGCTCACGCTCAATGGCCTCACCGATCGAGACTCGCAAACTCGTTGAGATTGCCGAACGCATGGCTCGATGCGAGTGATTTCTTGCTCCGTTCGACAAGTCCGATCTCGCGGTCACCGAAGCCACGCCCAATCATCACCACGGTCGTCTTCAGCCTCCCGACGGCGTGAGTCTAATTCCCCAATCGTCTCAAAAGCATTGCTTTACTCATTTCTTTTTAGGATTTCAACTTCAaagttccttcttttttttttttttgtgcttgattttggtttttagttttaaaaatgcaattttaggtGACTGAGTTGGTGTTTCAGGAAAAATGCAATTTTCGGTGACTGGGTTGTTGTTTCAAGAGTGTTGTGCTTGATTTTGCAGAAAGCCAGAGAGAGTCTCTTCCACTGTGAATGTTCCTAGGTGAGTTCAGCTAGAACATAAGTTGAAAGTTGTGTTTTCCATTGTTGTTTCTTGGTCAGAGTATCGCCAAAATTGTTCTTTGAATGAGCTGCATTTATCGAATTACAACTGGGTATGAAATAATTGCTTAGATTCAGCTTTGGAACATGCTGTTCGTGGAGATAGTCACGCATCGATAATAAGTGAATATGAATCCGGTGCGCTTCATCTGTTATTGCTTGTTCCTTGTTCTCTCTAGACATTGagtcttttctgtttttgttgggGTTGGGAGTGGAATTAGATGATTAATGAATCCTGTTAAGATCTTCCATGAA
It encodes the following:
- the LOC115744061 gene encoding citrate-binding protein-like — protein: MSPFFFSNAKYTSTIIHLLILAHRSLASGPVDPTQGFVSLPLNRSNYNIQKPYDVPEDQRYSFSDGVHKCWVYSTDKPHTRTSLTKPRTEIAIHGYNYSSGVWQFEGYGYVPAGTSGVCVMQVFGASPHATTFMLRVYNGSLMYYRSQVLVDEIYNKWFRLNVIHDVDGSKVKVCIDGYLKLEADGREGTSHAFKCGVYAQDDDSFYMESRWRGIKVLRKNR